One window of the Actinomycetota bacterium genome contains the following:
- a CDS encoding 8-amino-7-oxononanoate synthase, whose translation MNSPDPLAWLEHKSLIRRRAGLQRELAPRSEQSPWVDFASNDYLKLSVNPRVVAAAIGAATQWGTGATGSRLVTGTIELHTELEGALAELTGASSALVFSSGYLANLAAITALAGRDCVIVADGGNHASLIDGCKLANSRLVTIEHSDLSAAEDALANRSETRAILVIDAINSVFGDLLPLARWHAIARKHGAILVVDDAHGIGVRGNGRGSAWEAGIAAESDVVVTVTLSKSIGSQGGAVLGDQRVIDHVLNTARPFIFDTGLNPPAVGAALEAVRIIRAEPELSRTLLERAAAIADALKIQTSDAAILSWTVGGAQEALDLAAGLSGLGVRVGCFRPPSVAIGSAGLRITANAAHTDADVELLARSLSSLVSK comes from the coding sequence ATGAACTCACCTGACCCCCTTGCCTGGTTGGAGCACAAGAGCCTGATTCGCAGGCGGGCCGGTCTGCAGCGGGAACTCGCGCCGCGCTCTGAACAATCGCCGTGGGTGGACTTCGCCTCGAACGACTACTTGAAGCTGTCTGTGAATCCACGTGTGGTCGCAGCCGCGATCGGTGCTGCGACTCAGTGGGGAACGGGCGCCACTGGATCCAGGTTGGTCACCGGCACGATCGAGCTGCACACCGAGCTTGAGGGCGCACTTGCTGAACTCACGGGGGCCTCGAGTGCGCTTGTGTTTTCTTCCGGTTATCTGGCGAATCTGGCTGCAATCACCGCATTGGCTGGGCGCGACTGCGTAATCGTGGCCGACGGCGGCAACCATGCCTCGCTCATCGATGGCTGCAAATTGGCGAACTCTCGCTTGGTCACCATTGAGCACAGCGATCTCTCAGCAGCCGAGGATGCCTTGGCCAATCGATCGGAAACTCGAGCAATCCTCGTTATCGATGCAATCAACTCGGTATTCGGTGACCTCCTGCCATTAGCCAGATGGCATGCCATTGCTCGCAAGCATGGAGCGATCCTCGTGGTCGATGACGCGCATGGCATAGGCGTGCGAGGCAATGGTCGTGGTTCGGCTTGGGAGGCCGGAATTGCGGCGGAATCCGATGTCGTGGTCACGGTGACGCTCTCGAAATCCATTGGCTCACAGGGCGGAGCAGTGCTTGGGGATCAACGGGTCATCGATCACGTGCTCAACACCGCTCGCCCGTTCATCTTCGACACCGGGCTCAACCCACCGGCTGTCGGCGCGGCGCTGGAGGCTGTGCGGATTATTCGCGCGGAGCCTGAACTGTCTCGGACACTGCTTGAGCGTGCTGCAGCGATTGCTGACGCATTGAAGATCCAGACTTCTGATGCGGCGATCCTGTCGTGGACCGTCGGTGGCGCTCAAGAGGCCCTTGACTTGGCTGCTGGCCTGAGCGGATTGGGAGTACGTGTGGGTTGCTTTCGGCCG